The following proteins come from a genomic window of Pirellula staleyi DSM 6068:
- a CDS encoding magnesium protoporphyrin chelatase, producing MSRPTNLRQLRESGWTSKTIKREIHDNFLVELAAGNELFPGILGYDDTVIPEVSLALIAGHDMLFLGEKGQGKSRMMRSLVRFLDPEIPYLDIPGVPIHEDPLQPLTSAAKKFLAEHAEEDVPIAWWKREDRYTERLAPGTKFADIIGEIDPAKLVGGVSMSTEEALHFGLIPRMHRGIFAMNELPELDELVQVGLFNILEERDVQIRGYPVRFDIDVLILFSANPSTYNRSGKVIPQLKDRIGSIIHTHYPLERALGIQILEQESSMDLGGEYPVVIPYFMKELIEQITIQARKSKYIDQQSGVSARFSLANFRAMVASARRRGVILGEKPAVPRISDLGHLYASSLGKLELDLMGSHQMNERQVLDAVIADAISSVFKQYVEEHGLAEIAEIFGRGVKIEVGDLLPSPHYSERLKRVPPVWDKAFEVNASQDAAVRASCVEFVLAGLYAMDKISRGQQHGRINYSFE from the coding sequence ATGTCACGCCCTACGAATCTCCGCCAACTGCGCGAAAGTGGTTGGACCAGTAAAACGATCAAACGCGAAATTCACGACAACTTTCTGGTGGAACTAGCAGCTGGAAACGAGCTGTTTCCAGGAATCTTGGGCTACGACGACACCGTGATTCCCGAGGTCAGTCTGGCGTTAATCGCTGGCCACGACATGCTCTTTCTCGGCGAAAAGGGACAAGGAAAGAGCCGCATGATGCGCTCGCTTGTCCGTTTTCTCGATCCTGAGATTCCGTATCTCGACATCCCCGGAGTCCCCATTCACGAAGATCCCCTTCAGCCCCTTACGTCGGCTGCGAAGAAGTTTTTGGCAGAGCACGCTGAGGAAGACGTTCCGATCGCTTGGTGGAAACGAGAAGACCGCTATACCGAGCGTCTCGCTCCGGGGACGAAGTTTGCCGACATCATCGGCGAAATCGATCCAGCCAAGCTCGTCGGTGGTGTGAGCATGTCGACCGAAGAAGCTCTGCACTTCGGTTTGATTCCGCGCATGCATCGCGGCATTTTTGCGATGAACGAGCTCCCTGAACTCGACGAACTCGTGCAGGTCGGCCTGTTCAACATTCTCGAAGAACGTGACGTGCAGATTCGCGGCTATCCGGTTCGTTTTGATATCGATGTGCTGATTCTCTTTAGCGCGAATCCTTCCACCTACAACCGCAGCGGTAAGGTGATTCCGCAACTGAAGGACCGCATCGGTTCGATCATTCACACCCACTATCCACTGGAACGAGCCCTCGGAATTCAAATTCTCGAGCAAGAGTCGTCGATGGATCTCGGGGGTGAATATCCGGTGGTCATTCCGTACTTCATGAAGGAACTGATCGAGCAGATCACGATTCAGGCGCGTAAGAGTAAGTACATTGATCAGCAGTCGGGAGTGAGCGCGCGATTTAGTCTCGCGAACTTTCGCGCGATGGTCGCTTCAGCTCGCCGGCGCGGCGTGATCTTGGGGGAAAAGCCAGCAGTTCCCCGCATTAGCGACTTGGGCCATCTCTACGCTTCATCGCTCGGCAAGCTCGAACTCGACTTGATGGGGAGTCATCAAATGAACGAGCGGCAAGTGCTCGACGCTGTGATTGCCGACGCGATCAGCAGCGTCTTCAAGCAGTATGTCGAAGAGCATGGCCTGGCTGAAATTGCCGAGATTTTTGGCCGTGGGGTGAAGATCGAGGTAGGAGATCTGCTCCCTTCACCTCACTACAGCGAGCGGCTGAAGCGTGTGCCACCGGTGTGGGACAAAGCGTTTGAAGTGAACGCCTCGCAAGATGCTGCCGTTCGGGCATCGTGTGTGGAGTTTGTCCTCGCGGGGCTCTACGCCATGGACAAGATTTCCCGTGGTCAGCAGCATGGCCGCATCAACTACTCGTTTGAGTAG
- a CDS encoding DUF1559 domain-containing protein — protein MSYGLSPRRWRAAGFTLVELLVVIAIIGVLVALLLPAVQAAREAARRSECLNNLKQFGLSVHNFHDTNNRLPPAGANDEAPNFGRGPAGDRWGSSWFVYVLPFMEQGTMFDKFRFDGSGSGWGADAGHNVTQAQNAKIKNFICPSSPLSIWCRGPYNGVREIQAPHYVAIAGGAANLLPTATYNETRINTGGSTAGCCTGGHHSSSGAIIAGGTHSLAALTDGTSNVWMVSENSNFVFTVSNTKQDYRSSAQHGFIIGWRSKCTPPSCGNGNDQRTFNFTTVRYPINHFSRATDGLPDAPGNCGTHGVCDNASTNYPLNSAHPGGVCVLSADGSVRFVSQTTALDVIGRFVHRDDGLPVTQ, from the coding sequence ATGTCCTACGGTCTCTCGCCGCGCCGGTGGCGGGCAGCGGGCTTTACGCTCGTCGAACTGCTCGTCGTTATCGCCATCATTGGGGTTCTGGTAGCCCTGCTACTACCAGCTGTCCAAGCAGCACGCGAGGCGGCTCGCCGCTCGGAGTGTCTCAACAATCTGAAGCAGTTTGGTCTGTCGGTACACAACTTCCACGACACCAACAATCGTTTGCCACCCGCCGGTGCCAACGATGAAGCACCCAACTTCGGGCGTGGTCCTGCGGGGGACCGCTGGGGTTCGTCGTGGTTTGTGTATGTCCTGCCGTTCATGGAACAAGGAACGATGTTCGACAAGTTCCGTTTCGACGGGAGCGGGTCGGGCTGGGGAGCCGACGCGGGGCACAACGTCACGCAAGCGCAAAACGCCAAGATCAAGAACTTCATCTGCCCTTCGTCGCCACTGAGCATCTGGTGCCGCGGACCTTACAACGGCGTTCGCGAAATCCAGGCTCCTCACTATGTGGCCATCGCTGGTGGTGCTGCTAACCTGCTTCCCACCGCCACCTATAACGAAACTCGCATCAACACAGGTGGATCGACCGCCGGTTGCTGCACTGGTGGGCATCACAGCTCAAGCGGTGCGATCATCGCTGGCGGCACCCACTCGCTGGCTGCTCTGACTGACGGAACCAGCAACGTTTGGATGGTGAGCGAGAACTCGAACTTCGTCTTCACGGTTAGCAACACCAAGCAAGACTATCGCTCGAGCGCACAGCACGGCTTCATCATTGGCTGGCGTTCGAAATGCACTCCCCCCAGCTGTGGCAACGGAAACGATCAACGTACGTTCAACTTCACGACCGTCCGTTATCCCATCAACCACTTCTCGCGCGCCACCGACGGCTTGCCTGATGCTCCAGGCAACTGCGGCACGCATGGCGTTTGCGACAACGCCAGCACCAACTATCCGCTCAACTCAGCCCACCCTGGTGGCGTTTGCGTGTTGTCGGCGGATGGATCGGTCCGGTTCGTTTCGCAAACCACCGCGCTCGACGTAATCGGCCGCTTCGTGCATCGCGACGACGGATTGCCAGTCACGCAGTAA
- a CDS encoding porin: protein MKVNWLAAATMAIAASVGVPLVATAQTPAYSVSDVVYDPAPPMPMSASDMPAAPAAAPCACEACEAAEEEEAECEPWRLFCQKECGWNIYGHVAGGIMASTNNSSDGFNGPVSFADQDRGQLNQLYVTLENTIDTGGCGWDIGGRVDLLYGSDFIFTPAIGLETSDDYFPSLQWGNATDEYGLAMPQAYAEVGYNDLSIKLGHFYTNIGYEVVPATGNFFYTHAYTMQYGEPFTHTGAIATYKYSDTTTLVGGVVNGWDALDRPVDTAAALVGLTWTNGEDLTIAYAGIVSPDEPNLGGVTFTNRNMQSIVVTYNVSESLTYVFQSDAGYQLEGSPFTGNSAEWYGVNQYLFYTINDCWKAGMRFEWFRDDDGARVTGLRQGNAVFGSGWAGDFYNLTVGMNYTPTANLTIRPELRYDFTDVEQSLNGDLPFNDGTDSDQLLLGFDAIYIF from the coding sequence ATGAAGGTGAATTGGCTTGCAGCTGCGACGATGGCGATCGCGGCCAGTGTTGGCGTGCCGCTTGTGGCCACCGCCCAAACCCCAGCTTACAGCGTTTCGGATGTTGTTTACGATCCAGCTCCGCCGATGCCAATGTCGGCCAGCGATATGCCTGCTGCTCCTGCTGCGGCTCCTTGTGCTTGCGAAGCCTGCGAGGCTGCCGAGGAAGAAGAAGCCGAGTGCGAGCCATGGCGCCTGTTCTGCCAAAAAGAATGTGGCTGGAACATCTACGGCCACGTCGCTGGTGGCATTATGGCCAGCACGAACAACTCGAGCGACGGCTTTAACGGCCCAGTTTCCTTTGCCGACCAAGACCGAGGTCAGCTCAATCAGCTCTACGTGACGCTCGAAAACACGATCGACACGGGCGGATGCGGCTGGGATATCGGTGGACGCGTCGACCTGCTGTACGGCAGCGACTTTATCTTCACACCAGCCATTGGCCTCGAAACCAGCGACGACTACTTCCCATCGCTGCAGTGGGGCAATGCGACCGACGAATACGGCCTGGCCATGCCACAAGCCTATGCCGAAGTCGGTTACAACGACCTGTCGATCAAGCTCGGTCACTTCTACACCAACATTGGTTACGAAGTGGTTCCTGCTACTGGCAACTTCTTCTACACCCACGCCTACACCATGCAGTACGGCGAGCCCTTCACCCACACCGGTGCCATCGCTACCTACAAGTACAGCGATACCACCACACTGGTTGGCGGCGTTGTTAACGGCTGGGATGCCCTCGATCGTCCTGTCGACACTGCTGCTGCACTCGTGGGCCTCACCTGGACCAACGGCGAAGACCTCACCATTGCCTACGCTGGTATCGTCAGCCCCGACGAACCTAACCTCGGCGGTGTAACCTTCACCAACCGTAACATGCAGAGCATCGTGGTCACGTACAACGTGAGCGAAAGCCTCACCTACGTGTTCCAAAGCGACGCTGGCTACCAACTAGAGGGCAGCCCTTTCACCGGCAACTCGGCTGAATGGTACGGCGTCAACCAATACCTGTTCTATACCATCAACGACTGCTGGAAGGCCGGCATGCGATTCGAATGGTTCCGCGACGACGACGGTGCCCGCGTGACCGGTCTGCGTCAAGGTAACGCCGTGTTTGGTAGCGGTTGGGCTGGCGATTTCTACAACCTGACCGTGGGTATGAACTACACCCCAACGGCCAACCTGACGATTCGCCCCGAGCTTCGCTACGACTTCACCGACGTCGAACAATCGCTCAACGGCGACCTGCCATTCAACGATGGCACCGACAGCGATCAGCTTCTGCTCGGTTTCGACGCTATCTACATCTTCTAA
- a CDS encoding DUF1559 domain-containing protein, which translates to MSRRHAFTLVELLVVIAIIGVLVALLLPAVQAAREAARASQCKNNLRQVAIALHNHHDTFGAMPAGWNGASPEEGPGWGWNAAILPQMEQKPLFDRIQFGVSIADPASQSIRETVIPSLLCPSDAHPKQFMIGGGEEEHEHEEGEHHNIDEGPALFQMARSNYPGVFGSLEIEDAAPAGDGMFFFRSTTRFADVTDGTSNTLMAGERHSKLGGSVWAGMVEGSAEAMARVVGISDHTPNHRDAHFDDFSSYHPSGVHFALADASVRRFSDTIDLAVYQALCTRGGGEVAQAP; encoded by the coding sequence ATGTCGCGTCGCCATGCTTTCACGTTGGTCGAACTGCTCGTTGTGATTGCCATCATCGGCGTGCTCGTAGCGCTGCTGCTCCCTGCAGTTCAGGCGGCTCGCGAAGCAGCTCGTGCTTCGCAGTGCAAAAACAACTTGCGGCAAGTGGCCATCGCTCTGCATAACCACCATGACACCTTCGGTGCTATGCCCGCAGGCTGGAATGGTGCTTCGCCCGAAGAAGGGCCAGGTTGGGGCTGGAACGCTGCCATCCTGCCGCAGATGGAACAAAAGCCCCTCTTCGATCGGATTCAGTTTGGCGTCTCTATTGCCGACCCTGCCAGTCAGTCCATTCGCGAAACGGTGATTCCTTCGCTGCTGTGCCCCTCCGACGCTCATCCCAAGCAATTCATGATTGGTGGTGGAGAGGAAGAGCACGAGCACGAGGAAGGGGAACACCATAACATCGACGAGGGTCCAGCTCTCTTTCAAATGGCACGGTCGAACTACCCCGGTGTCTTTGGCTCCCTGGAAATCGAAGATGCGGCCCCAGCAGGGGACGGCATGTTCTTCTTCCGCAGCACCACGCGATTTGCTGACGTCACCGACGGCACCAGCAACACGCTGATGGCTGGCGAGCGTCACTCGAAACTTGGTGGCAGTGTCTGGGCGGGCATGGTGGAAGGTTCGGCCGAAGCGATGGCCCGAGTCGTCGGCATCTCCGATCATACGCCTAATCACCGCGATGCCCACTTCGATGACTTCTCGAGCTATCACCCCTCGGGCGTTCATTTCGCCTTGGCTGATGCCAGTGTTCGTCGCTTCAGCGACACGATCGACCTCGCCGTCTATCAGGCTCTCTGCACCCGAGGTGGTGGCGAAGTCGCTCAAGCTCCTTAG
- a CDS encoding DinB family protein, which translates to MSTIDSLVASFQFNRVRTLGLLDKILQQPAGEAILGWRPAPGRAHIGWQLMHVAITEELFATERLVPGTTAAYADLVPRFKGGSTPDDNIPSAAQIREVLEVSRGHLLETLKGFGETDLNIIPEAFKERKLTIRDVLHIIGWHEAHHQGQSHITLNLYLASQPK; encoded by the coding sequence GTGAGCACGATTGATTCGCTCGTTGCCAGTTTTCAGTTCAACCGCGTTCGTACGCTCGGACTGCTGGATAAGATCTTGCAGCAGCCTGCCGGTGAAGCAATTCTCGGCTGGCGTCCTGCTCCAGGGCGCGCCCATATCGGGTGGCAATTGATGCACGTTGCGATTACAGAGGAGCTGTTTGCCACCGAGCGTCTGGTTCCCGGAACAACAGCCGCCTATGCCGACCTGGTTCCACGTTTCAAAGGGGGGAGCACTCCCGACGACAACATCCCCTCGGCAGCACAAATTCGAGAAGTGCTCGAGGTGAGCCGCGGACATTTGCTCGAGACACTGAAGGGATTCGGTGAAACGGATCTGAACATAATTCCCGAAGCGTTCAAAGAACGCAAACTCACGATTCGGGATGTGCTGCACATCATTGGGTGGCACGAGGCTCACCACCAAGGCCAGTCGCACATCACCCTTAATCTCTACCTGGCCTCGCAGCCAAAATAG
- a CDS encoding ATP-binding protein encodes MRLITRFRRWLILQVVVLLIAALISSAVLAKQPAATHVALWSLVTIAIVAMGYVSYSSIENIVSPLALLSDSVRRSKMIDESVPLNIDPDNDLALLSDSFGQMQEKLAHRVDEVQENTERLQTVLQSMVEGVLAVDPEHSIMLANDAARKMLDFAKSNPLGRPLLEVTRARPVFEAVNTAFNSPGPVELEFESPGVHRRCLALHATRLPGSPCPGVMLVLRDVSELRRLENLRRELVANVSHELKTPLAAIKAYAETLRLGAVNDPEINLTFVHRIEEQAERLHELILDILQIARVEAGQEAFEICDVPLHELIEECLAQFADLAQSKRVELIGPPIDQEIFVRGDEEGVRTILNNLVDNAIKYTPADGRVTVRCTIETSAVMLEVQDTGIGIAEKDQARVFERFYRVDKARSREMGGTGLGLSIVKHLSQALGGSVGLDSTIGKGSTFRVHLPRAMSGNK; translated from the coding sequence ATGAGGCTGATCACTCGTTTTCGCCGTTGGCTAATTCTGCAAGTTGTCGTGCTCTTAATCGCGGCCCTGATCAGCTCGGCCGTTTTAGCCAAGCAGCCTGCGGCGACACATGTGGCGCTGTGGTCGCTGGTGACGATTGCCATCGTTGCCATGGGCTATGTCAGCTATAGCTCGATCGAGAATATCGTCTCGCCTCTTGCGCTCCTTTCCGACTCGGTTCGTCGCAGCAAAATGATCGACGAATCGGTTCCACTGAATATCGACCCCGATAACGACCTGGCGCTGCTGTCGGACTCTTTTGGACAGATGCAGGAAAAGCTGGCGCATCGCGTCGACGAGGTGCAAGAGAACACCGAGCGACTTCAAACCGTGCTCCAAAGCATGGTGGAAGGAGTGCTGGCCGTTGACCCGGAGCACTCGATCATGCTGGCCAACGATGCCGCTCGAAAAATGCTCGACTTTGCCAAGTCGAACCCGCTGGGACGGCCACTTCTTGAGGTGACACGAGCACGGCCTGTTTTCGAAGCGGTGAACACCGCATTTAACTCCCCCGGACCTGTCGAACTGGAGTTTGAATCCCCAGGCGTCCATCGCCGCTGCCTGGCGTTGCACGCCACTCGACTCCCAGGTTCGCCATGTCCCGGCGTGATGCTGGTGCTGCGCGATGTTTCGGAACTTCGTCGGCTAGAAAACTTACGCCGCGAGCTCGTGGCCAATGTGTCGCACGAACTGAAAACACCGCTGGCTGCGATTAAGGCCTACGCTGAAACGCTTCGACTCGGGGCAGTTAACGATCCGGAAATCAACCTCACCTTTGTGCATCGGATCGAGGAGCAAGCAGAACGACTTCACGAGCTCATTCTCGATATCCTGCAGATCGCCCGCGTGGAAGCTGGACAAGAGGCGTTCGAAATCTGCGATGTTCCGCTGCATGAATTGATTGAAGAATGCCTCGCTCAGTTTGCCGATCTCGCTCAGAGCAAGCGAGTCGAACTGATTGGCCCCCCGATCGATCAAGAGATTTTCGTTCGAGGGGACGAGGAAGGGGTGCGCACGATTCTCAACAACCTCGTCGACAATGCGATTAAGTACACACCGGCCGATGGCCGCGTTACGGTGCGGTGCACAATCGAAACATCGGCTGTCATGCTCGAAGTGCAAGACACAGGAATTGGGATTGCTGAAAAAGATCAAGCGCGGGTCTTCGAGCGGTTTTATCGTGTCGACAAAGCCCGCTCGCGCGAAATGGGTGGCACCGGGCTCGGACTCTCGATTGTCAAACACCTTTCCCAGGCACTGGGGGGAAGCGTGGGACTCGATAGCACTATCGGCAAAGGCTCAACATTTCGTGTCCACCTGCCGCGGGCAATGTCGGGAAACAAATAA